A part of Microthrixaceae bacterium genomic DNA contains:
- a CDS encoding DEAD/DEAH box helicase, protein MSTSFADLGVPPSIVATLASTGIFDPFPIQIATIPDAIKGRDLCGKAHTGSGKTLAFGIPMVCRVKRSSPKRPKGLVLAPTRELALQVAGELKAISGDLRVHAIYGGAGIEPQIKALRSGVDIVVACPGRLLDIIDRKACDLRDVSLVVVDEADRMADMGFLPDVRRLLDMTSTERQTLLFSATLDGAVQTLVEAYQHDPVVHELPEEPQGEITHHFWKVERPERVQVTAEIVERVGPTVVFSRTRHGADRIARQLQAAGVSAAAIHGNRSQGQRERALNDFHDRRVKALVATDVAARGIHVEGVTCVVHFDLPADHKDYVHRSGRTGRAGADGTVVALLGASQRKDAQKLARQAGVEVEVADPDVATLPPGYGAFAHRADKQGRPSGRGSRDRSPAAPKRTKVDPNRSARPERQPRGHDGRRFERRNEPGVGSEARSEDRDKRASDGRSQRGANPSRTEPNRSPKASAKRSTTSPKRGAGVAKHSGESRPQRSGSAPLERSSSRSGAPRDKGTKGSQGGVDGRGERRNRPRSEPVGPAGRSGGGDQLDVVLDGSRKVRASGASRRKAKREALLAAGVDPTELHKIKRRR, encoded by the coding sequence ATGTCCACCTCCTTCGCCGATCTCGGCGTACCTCCCTCCATCGTCGCGACCCTGGCCTCGACTGGCATTTTCGATCCGTTCCCGATCCAGATCGCCACGATTCCAGATGCGATCAAGGGTCGGGATCTGTGCGGAAAGGCTCACACCGGCTCGGGGAAGACGTTGGCCTTCGGAATTCCGATGGTGTGCCGAGTCAAGCGGTCATCTCCCAAACGCCCCAAGGGGCTGGTGCTGGCGCCGACCCGTGAGCTCGCCCTCCAAGTAGCCGGCGAGTTGAAGGCCATCAGTGGAGACCTGCGGGTTCACGCCATCTACGGCGGTGCCGGAATCGAGCCTCAGATCAAGGCCCTGCGTTCCGGTGTCGACATCGTGGTGGCCTGTCCCGGGCGCCTCCTCGACATCATCGACCGCAAGGCCTGCGACCTGCGGGATGTGAGCCTGGTCGTGGTGGACGAAGCCGACCGGATGGCCGACATGGGCTTCCTGCCTGACGTACGACGCCTCTTGGACATGACCTCTACCGAGCGGCAGACCCTTCTGTTCTCGGCCACGCTCGACGGTGCCGTGCAGACCCTTGTCGAGGCATATCAGCACGACCCTGTGGTCCATGAACTGCCCGAGGAGCCCCAAGGGGAGATCACCCACCACTTCTGGAAGGTCGAGCGCCCCGAACGGGTTCAGGTCACCGCGGAGATAGTCGAACGAGTCGGCCCCACCGTCGTCTTCTCACGCACTCGCCACGGCGCCGATCGGATCGCCCGCCAGCTCCAGGCCGCGGGCGTGAGTGCCGCGGCAATCCACGGCAACCGCAGCCAGGGACAGCGAGAGCGTGCACTCAACGACTTCCACGACCGTCGAGTCAAAGCCCTGGTGGCCACCGATGTGGCTGCCCGAGGCATCCACGTCGAGGGCGTGACCTGCGTGGTCCACTTCGACCTCCCCGCCGATCACAAGGACTACGTGCATCGTTCGGGCCGCACCGGTCGAGCCGGAGCCGACGGCACCGTCGTGGCCCTCCTCGGTGCATCGCAACGGAAGGATGCTCAGAAGCTGGCCCGTCAGGCCGGAGTGGAGGTGGAGGTGGCCGATCCCGATGTGGCCACCCTTCCCCCCGGCTACGGCGCGTTCGCTCACCGGGCCGACAAACAGGGTCGGCCCTCGGGACGGGGCAGCCGGGATCGATCCCCGGCGGCGCCGAAGCGGACCAAGGTCGACCCCAACCGGTCGGCGCGTCCCGAACGCCAGCCCCGCGGTCACGACGGCCGACGGTTCGAGCGTCGCAACGAGCCCGGGGTCGGGTCCGAGGCTCGATCGGAGGATCGGGACAAGCGTGCATCCGATGGCCGATCCCAACGGGGTGCGAACCCGAGCCGTACCGAGCCCAACAGGTCGCCCAAGGCTTCGGCCAAGAGGTCGACGACCTCGCCCAAGCGAGGGGCGGGCGTCGCCAAGCACTCGGGCGAGTCGCGACCACAGCGCTCTGGTTCTGCCCCGTTGGAGCGTTCGTCGAGCCGATCAGGCGCTCCACGCGACAAGGGCACCAAAGGCAGTCAGGGTGGCGTCGATGGTCGAGGAGAGCGGCGCAATAGGCCTAGGAGTGAACCGGTTGGTCCGGCGGGTCGATCGGGCGGCGGTGATCAGCTCGACGTCGTGCTCGACGGTTCGCGCAAGGTTCGGGCCAGCGGGGCATCTCGGCGCAAGGCCAAACGTGAGGCGCTTCTCGCGGCCGGGGTCGATCCCACCGAATTGCACAAAATCAAACGACGACGCTGA
- a CDS encoding DUF2277 domain-containing protein encodes MCRNITTLRGLDPVATPQEIEAAARQYVRKVSGVQKTSAATEEAFELAVAEITRVTHDLLGTLPPRRQPPPTLPPLRRLKPSESPSGIGPSR; translated from the coding sequence ATGTGTCGGAACATCACCACCCTCAGGGGTCTGGACCCGGTGGCGACGCCACAGGAGATCGAGGCCGCAGCCCGACAGTACGTCCGCAAGGTGAGCGGCGTGCAGAAGACTTCGGCGGCAACTGAGGAGGCCTTCGAGCTGGCCGTGGCCGAGATCACCAGGGTCACCCACGACCTGCTCGGAACCCTGCCACCAAGACGACAACCACCACCGACGTTGCCACCGCTGCGGCGCCTGAAGCCCTCCGAGAGCCCATCCGGCATAGGCCCAAGCCGATAG
- a CDS encoding GntR family transcriptional regulator yields MRTIRYREIAGDLGTRIAAGEFTVGRLLPSEAVLSAEYSVSRVTIRKALEELRGDGLVDSRQGFGWFVAGEAVRQPLGGLVTIESQLEAEGRVSERRILDLSFERTPPEVRSVLDVDRVLVVNRLNLADGEPFARVTVWCPEELGAHLTLAQLKQRSFYELLPVQFAGATQVIGADAASEEDARLLLIPPGSPVLVCKRTTRDHTGKPVLVGQYVFPAHRTEFVVELSRPEPSIGPGGLHLRG; encoded by the coding sequence GTGCGCACCATCCGCTACCGGGAGATCGCCGGCGACCTCGGGACCCGGATTGCAGCCGGGGAGTTCACGGTGGGCCGGCTGCTTCCCTCCGAAGCTGTTCTCTCGGCAGAGTACAGCGTGTCCCGGGTGACCATCCGCAAGGCCCTCGAGGAGCTCAGAGGCGACGGGTTGGTCGATTCCCGCCAGGGCTTCGGTTGGTTCGTCGCCGGCGAAGCCGTACGCCAGCCCCTCGGAGGTCTTGTCACCATCGAGTCTCAACTGGAGGCCGAGGGCAGGGTGTCCGAAAGGCGGATACTGGACCTCTCCTTCGAACGAACACCACCGGAAGTCCGATCGGTGCTCGACGTCGACCGGGTGTTGGTTGTCAACCGGTTGAACCTGGCCGACGGGGAGCCCTTCGCCCGGGTCACGGTGTGGTGTCCCGAGGAGCTCGGGGCCCACCTGACCTTGGCCCAGCTGAAGCAGCGGTCCTTCTACGAGCTCCTGCCAGTCCAGTTCGCTGGCGCCACTCAGGTGATCGGGGCCGATGCGGCCAGCGAGGAGGACGCTCGATTGCTGCTCATTCCACCGGGTTCCCCGGTACTCGTGTGCAAGCGCACCACCCGAGATCACACCGGCAAGCCGGTCCTCGTCGGTCAGTACGTGTTCCCGGCCCATCGAACCGAGTTCGTAGTCGAGCTGAGCCGCCCAGAGCCATCCATCGGGCCCGGAGGCCTGCATCTGCGCGGCTGA
- a CDS encoding zinc-binding dehydrogenase codes for MRAVTIDSRALHIADHPDPVAGPGEILISVRAAGLNPADALQVRGLYPAPPGSPADIPGLEAAGEVIAVGSGTWRFAVGDRVMALVGGGGQAELLSVHESSALAVPDGVGWAEAGGFCEVFVTAHDALFTQAGLALGERVCIHGAAGGVGSAAVQLAHAAGATVVATVRDPARHDAVAALGADSVVLPENFVDHGPFDVVLELLGGENLGADVASLAVGGRIVVIGVSRGARAEIDLLALMGARGRLLGSTLRARPIEARSAAVQAAGRHVLPLLGSGRVRVPVSATVGLNEVDSAYEQLAAPGKLGKVVLYPMGG; via the coding sequence ATGAGAGCAGTGACCATCGATTCTCGGGCTCTACACATCGCCGATCACCCGGACCCGGTGGCCGGGCCTGGCGAGATCTTGATATCGGTCCGAGCCGCAGGTCTGAATCCGGCCGACGCTCTGCAGGTGAGGGGCCTCTACCCGGCACCTCCGGGCTCCCCAGCCGACATTCCGGGACTAGAGGCGGCTGGAGAGGTCATAGCCGTCGGGTCGGGAACATGGCGATTCGCGGTAGGAGATCGGGTCATGGCCCTGGTGGGCGGTGGTGGCCAGGCCGAGTTGCTGAGCGTGCACGAGTCGAGTGCGCTGGCCGTTCCCGATGGTGTTGGCTGGGCTGAGGCCGGTGGGTTCTGCGAGGTCTTCGTGACTGCGCACGACGCCCTGTTCACCCAAGCCGGTCTCGCCCTGGGTGAGCGGGTCTGCATTCATGGGGCCGCCGGCGGGGTGGGTAGTGCTGCGGTCCAGCTAGCCCACGCGGCCGGGGCAACGGTGGTGGCCACGGTGCGGGATCCGGCACGTCATGACGCGGTGGCGGCTCTCGGGGCCGACTCGGTCGTGCTCCCCGAGAATTTCGTCGACCACGGTCCCTTCGATGTCGTGCTCGAACTTTTGGGCGGCGAGAACCTGGGTGCCGATGTGGCGTCGCTGGCCGTGGGTGGCCGGATCGTGGTGATCGGGGTGAGCCGGGGAGCACGGGCCGAAATCGACCTCCTAGCGTTGATGGGCGCACGAGGAAGGCTCTTGGGATCGACCCTCAGAGCCAGACCAATCGAGGCGCGATCGGCGGCGGTGCAGGCAGCGGGCCGACACGTCCTTCCCCTTCTCGGTAGCGGACGAGTTCGAGTCCCGGTGTCGGCCACTGTCGGGCTCAACGAAGTCGATTCGGCCTACGAGCAGCTGGCCGCTCCGGGCAAACTCGGCAAGGTTGTCCTGTACCCGATGGGTGGGTAG
- a CDS encoding TetR/AcrR family transcriptional regulator — MARTQEERRAETRALLIDAAADLFAHKGFHATSAEAVAAAAGRTTGALYDHFGGKEGLLVALLQRWVEQAIVDVSAALAVESDLDRRLSALWQELVRRDVETGDAWVLLEFELWLHAARDTELGIVGAERFETMRQGLAGGLAEWSREFDFTLPAPPADVASLVIAILLGASFQHRLDPAALPEHVVVDGLRNILGLGPSPTKPT, encoded by the coding sequence GTGGCACGTACACAGGAGGAACGAAGGGCCGAGACCAGGGCACTCCTCATCGACGCGGCCGCTGATCTGTTCGCCCACAAGGGCTTCCATGCCACCTCGGCCGAGGCAGTCGCGGCTGCAGCGGGGCGTACCACCGGTGCCCTCTATGACCACTTCGGCGGCAAGGAGGGCCTTCTCGTCGCCCTGTTGCAACGCTGGGTGGAACAAGCGATCGTCGACGTCTCGGCCGCCCTCGCCGTGGAGAGCGACCTGGATCGGCGGTTGAGTGCGCTGTGGCAGGAGCTGGTGCGCCGCGATGTCGAGACCGGCGACGCCTGGGTTCTGCTGGAGTTCGAGCTGTGGCTACATGCAGCCCGCGACACGGAGTTGGGCATCGTCGGTGCCGAACGGTTCGAGACCATGCGCCAGGGCCTGGCCGGCGGGCTGGCCGAATGGAGCCGGGAGTTCGACTTCACGCTGCCAGCCCCTCCCGCCGACGTGGCCAGCCTGGTGATCGCAATCCTGCTCGGAGCTTCGTTCCAACACCGTCTCGACCCCGCGGCGCTACCCGAGCACGTGGTGGTTGACGGCCTCCGAAACATCTTGGGCCTCGGCCCGAGCCCGACCAAACCAACCTGA
- a CDS encoding GGDEF domain-containing protein, with protein sequence MAATTDRQRTPIFDYAASIDPAMSAFGWHFIVLSYLAVLIPLLGVPLPRDVETQWSIVAMVMVVALATIALNLVYLRRMVASDGWEEPPGIVVLTQAVLVTVATGWLNVALSSAAGFYRPIILVPTVLVAVIGNRAMLVTTGVTAFGTLALTTWAQGIETAHLPALLVSYGATWGLLIVMIRLLAGRALQSTTLTQGIADAAAIAAQSDRFDTGLERLLPVIGTWVLADRVTAFESAGETFLPIETWPQDIEACSEPRPELVARARAEHGAAIDGARGLMVATDDPHADLSDASVVVVIEGATRAKLDSLTYHFQLTRMADQIQTLLRRSRHIEHLESLGRTDSLTGLPNRRALEERLDEIGGACRHPDGPASLAMIDIDNFKRYNDTHGHPAGDALLRAFASILRSGVRSNDFVARYGGEEFCLLLPATSIEGATQLIEQLRRKVGSAPATADAAFSAGVASWAEAESVEDLMSRADAAMYEAKRSGKARTVSV encoded by the coding sequence ATGGCTGCTACCACCGACCGGCAACGGACCCCGATCTTCGACTACGCGGCATCGATAGATCCCGCTATGTCCGCCTTCGGCTGGCACTTCATCGTCCTCAGCTACCTGGCCGTGCTGATCCCTCTGTTGGGGGTACCGCTACCTCGGGACGTGGAGACCCAGTGGAGCATCGTGGCCATGGTGATGGTGGTCGCTCTTGCCACCATCGCTCTCAACCTCGTCTACCTACGCCGTATGGTCGCCTCCGATGGTTGGGAGGAACCACCAGGCATCGTCGTGCTGACCCAAGCCGTCCTGGTCACCGTCGCAACTGGTTGGCTGAATGTGGCCCTGAGCAGTGCCGCCGGCTTCTACCGTCCGATAATCCTGGTTCCCACCGTTCTGGTTGCGGTGATCGGCAACCGCGCCATGCTCGTGACCACCGGTGTCACCGCCTTCGGGACCCTCGCTCTAACCACCTGGGCTCAGGGCATCGAGACGGCACACCTCCCCGCCCTTCTGGTCTCCTACGGCGCAACGTGGGGTCTCCTCATCGTCATGATCAGGCTCCTGGCGGGCCGCGCCCTCCAGTCGACCACCCTCACCCAGGGCATCGCCGACGCCGCAGCCATCGCGGCGCAGAGCGACCGCTTCGACACCGGCCTGGAACGTCTACTTCCCGTCATCGGCACCTGGGTGCTCGCCGACCGGGTTACGGCCTTCGAATCCGCCGGAGAGACCTTCCTACCGATCGAGACCTGGCCTCAAGACATCGAGGCCTGTTCCGAGCCCCGACCTGAACTTGTGGCCCGGGCCAGAGCCGAGCACGGCGCTGCCATCGACGGTGCCCGGGGTTTGATGGTGGCCACCGACGACCCACACGCCGACTTGTCCGACGCCAGCGTGGTGGTGGTGATCGAAGGCGCCACCAGAGCAAAGCTCGACTCGCTGACCTACCACTTCCAGTTGACGCGGATGGCCGACCAGATCCAGACGCTGTTGAGACGTAGCCGTCACATCGAACACCTGGAGTCGCTGGGTCGCACCGACAGCCTCACCGGTCTTCCGAACCGCCGAGCCCTCGAGGAGCGCCTCGACGAAATCGGTGGAGCATGCCGCCACCCCGATGGTCCGGCAAGCCTGGCCATGATCGATATCGACAACTTCAAGCGTTACAACGACACCCACGGCCATCCGGCCGGTGATGCGTTGCTTCGGGCCTTCGCCTCGATCCTCCGCTCCGGTGTCAGGTCCAACGATTTCGTGGCTCGTTACGGGGGCGAAGAGTTCTGTCTCCTCCTTCCCGCGACCTCCATCGAGGGAGCGACCCAACTGATCGAGCAGCTCCGTCGGAAGGTGGGCAGCGCCCCCGCCACAGCCGATGCGGCGTTCTCGGCCGGCGTGGCCAGCTGGGCCGAAGCCGAAAGCGTGGAGGATCTCATGAGTCGAGCCGACGCTGCGATGTACGAAGCCAAGCGCTCGGGCAAAGCCCGGACCGTGTCTGTTTGA
- a CDS encoding cytochrome P450: protein MTDTVPNPTDVARCPVAHGTDFTDPDLVQRAVPLPEFAWLRQNKPMYWNPQTQADSSFEDGGLWLATRWEDVKEISSARDGWSSEENTAIVKFEGHLGKEERDIQRNMLINMDDPHHSKVRGIVARGVFTPRGVAKIEDSLRERATRIVTEAKARGEGNFVDDVACELPLQALADLMGFPQEDRRKIFDWSNQMMAYDDPDFDVDPAVAAAEILGYAATIGEERRANPADDIITKLVAASSDETLSSEEFAWFILVLAVAGNETTRNAISHGMHAFMQNPDQWELYKAERPATTADEIVRWATPVVMFQRTATTDHNVGGQEVKAGQRVGLVYSSANFDETVFEDPHRFDITRDPNPHVGFGGGGAHYCVGANLAKVEINIMFNAIADHLPDITQLAEPARLRSGWLNALKGYQVNYG, encoded by the coding sequence ATGACAGACACCGTCCCCAACCCGACCGATGTTGCGCGCTGCCCGGTGGCGCACGGTACCGACTTCACCGATCCGGACCTCGTCCAGCGGGCCGTGCCCTTGCCGGAGTTCGCCTGGCTCCGTCAGAACAAGCCGATGTACTGGAACCCCCAGACCCAGGCCGATTCCAGCTTCGAAGACGGTGGCCTGTGGCTGGCCACCCGCTGGGAGGATGTCAAGGAGATCTCCTCGGCCCGCGACGGTTGGTCGAGCGAGGAGAACACAGCCATCGTCAAGTTCGAAGGCCACTTGGGCAAGGAAGAACGAGACATCCAGCGCAACATGCTGATCAACATGGATGACCCGCACCACTCCAAGGTTCGGGGAATCGTGGCCCGAGGGGTGTTCACCCCTCGTGGGGTGGCCAAGATCGAGGACTCCCTGCGCGAGCGAGCCACTCGCATCGTGACAGAAGCCAAGGCCAGAGGTGAAGGCAACTTCGTCGACGACGTGGCCTGCGAGCTGCCCCTTCAGGCCCTCGCCGACCTCATGGGTTTCCCCCAGGAGGATCGTCGGAAGATCTTCGACTGGTCCAACCAGATGATGGCCTACGACGATCCTGACTTCGACGTGGATCCTGCGGTGGCCGCCGCGGAGATCCTCGGCTACGCCGCCACCATCGGCGAGGAACGTCGGGCCAACCCCGCCGACGACATCATCACCAAGCTGGTAGCGGCCAGCTCCGACGAGACGCTGTCCTCAGAGGAGTTCGCCTGGTTCATATTGGTCCTGGCCGTGGCCGGCAACGAGACCACCCGCAACGCCATCAGCCACGGCATGCACGCCTTCATGCAGAACCCGGACCAGTGGGAGCTGTACAAGGCCGAGAGACCAGCGACCACCGCTGATGAGATCGTGCGCTGGGCTACGCCGGTGGTGATGTTCCAGCGGACCGCTACCACCGACCACAACGTGGGCGGCCAAGAGGTCAAGGCCGGCCAGCGGGTCGGGTTGGTCTACTCCTCGGCCAACTTCGACGAGACCGTTTTCGAAGATCCTCACCGGTTCGACATCACCCGTGACCCCAACCCCCACGTGGGGTTCGGTGGGGGAGGTGCCCACTACTGCGTCGGCGCCAACCTGGCCAAGGTCGAGATCAACATCATGTTCAACGCCATCGCCGACCACCTCCCCGACATCACCCAACTGGCTGAACCGGCTCGGTTGCGGTCCGGTTGGCTCAACGCCCTCAAGGGTTACCAGGTCAACTACGGCTGA
- a CDS encoding 1,4-dihydroxy-2-naphthoyl-CoA synthase, which produces MTDPSTGPSVSEIFDPTAWAVVPGFEDLTDITYHRAVDLGAVRIAFNRPEVRNAFRPATVDELYRALDHARQSSDVGCVLLTGNGPSPRDGGWAFCSGGDQRIRGRDGYRYADGDTADTIDSARSGRLHILEVQRLIRTMPKVVICLVSGWAAGGGHSLHVVCDLTLASREHARFRQTDADVASFDGGFGSAYLARQVGQKFAREIFFLGDTYSAEDAHRMGMVNAVVDHAELEAVGLQWARKVMGKSPTAQRMLKFSFNLIDDGLVGQQVFAGEATRLAYMTDEAAEGRDSFLEKRDPDWSPFPWHY; this is translated from the coding sequence ATGACCGACCCCAGCACCGGCCCCTCCGTCTCGGAGATCTTCGACCCGACGGCATGGGCGGTGGTGCCAGGTTTCGAAGACCTAACCGACATCACATACCACCGGGCGGTAGACCTCGGGGCGGTACGGATCGCCTTCAACCGGCCCGAGGTTCGAAACGCCTTCAGGCCCGCCACCGTCGACGAGTTGTACCGGGCGCTCGATCACGCCCGCCAGTCCTCAGACGTCGGTTGCGTGCTGCTGACCGGAAACGGACCATCCCCGCGAGACGGAGGCTGGGCGTTCTGTTCGGGTGGTGACCAACGGATTCGAGGCCGCGACGGCTACCGCTACGCGGACGGTGACACCGCCGACACCATCGACTCGGCCCGGTCAGGACGGCTCCACATACTCGAGGTCCAACGCCTGATCCGCACCATGCCCAAGGTGGTGATCTGCCTCGTCTCGGGGTGGGCCGCCGGTGGTGGCCACAGCCTCCACGTGGTCTGCGACCTGACGTTGGCCAGCCGCGAGCACGCCCGGTTCCGTCAGACCGATGCCGACGTGGCCAGCTTCGACGGTGGATTCGGCTCGGCCTATCTGGCCCGCCAGGTTGGCCAGAAGTTCGCCCGCGAGATCTTCTTCCTAGGCGATACCTACAGCGCCGAAGACGCCCACCGAATGGGGATGGTCAACGCGGTGGTCGACCACGCCGAGTTGGAAGCTGTAGGTCTGCAATGGGCCCGAAAAGTGATGGGCAAGAGCCCTACCGCCCAACGAATGCTGAAGTTCTCGTTCAACCTCATCGACGATGGCCTGGTGGGACAGCAGGTGTTCGCGGGCGAAGCAACCCGGCTGGCCTACATGACCGACGAGGCAGCCGAAGGTCGCGACTCGTTCCTGGAGAAGCGCGACCCGGACTGGTCGCCCTTCCCCTGGCACTACTGA
- a CDS encoding nitronate monooxygenase produces the protein MQTELARRLGLEFPIFAFTHCRDVVVAVSKAGGLGVLGAVGFTPEQLETELDWIDEHIGDHPYGVDIVIPGKYEGMGATDADKLQEDLKALIPQEHRDFVQKLLRDHGVPEIPEDEKMQELIGFGTAIAGPQAEIALARDKCVLLANALGTPPPDVIEKVHERGKVIAALCGSAAQAARHKAAGVDIIIAQGTEGGGHTGEIGSMVLWPEVLDVLGDTPMLAAGGIGSGRQMAAALAMGAQGVWTGSLWLTVDEADVPPAQMQSLFEATSKDTLRSRSWTGKPCRMLRNEWTEAWEEEGNPKPLGMPMQFMVTSNAVQRGHRYPEQAKDVQFNPVGQIVGRMTKSRPAKDVVFDLVEECIESTERLHTLMNVDVEA, from the coding sequence ATGCAGACCGAACTGGCTCGCAGACTGGGACTCGAGTTTCCGATATTCGCTTTCACCCACTGTCGTGACGTGGTGGTCGCTGTCAGCAAGGCCGGCGGCCTTGGGGTGCTGGGCGCCGTCGGGTTCACCCCCGAACAGCTCGAGACCGAGCTCGATTGGATCGACGAACACATCGGCGACCACCCATACGGAGTCGACATCGTCATCCCCGGCAAGTACGAGGGCATGGGCGCAACCGACGCAGACAAACTCCAAGAAGACCTTAAGGCCCTCATCCCCCAAGAGCACCGGGACTTCGTGCAGAAGCTTCTCCGCGACCACGGTGTGCCCGAGATTCCCGAAGACGAGAAGATGCAAGAGCTGATCGGCTTCGGAACCGCCATCGCCGGGCCTCAGGCCGAGATCGCCCTGGCCCGAGACAAGTGCGTGCTCCTGGCCAACGCCCTTGGGACGCCTCCACCCGATGTGATCGAAAAGGTCCACGAGCGAGGCAAGGTCATCGCCGCCCTGTGCGGCTCGGCCGCCCAGGCCGCCCGGCACAAGGCGGCGGGCGTCGACATCATCATCGCCCAGGGCACCGAGGGCGGCGGTCACACCGGCGAGATCGGCTCCATGGTGCTGTGGCCCGAGGTGCTCGACGTGCTCGGCGACACCCCGATGCTGGCCGCTGGCGGCATCGGATCGGGTCGCCAGATGGCGGCAGCGTTGGCCATGGGGGCGCAGGGGGTGTGGACCGGATCGCTGTGGCTCACCGTCGACGAAGCCGATGTGCCGCCCGCCCAGATGCAGAGCCTCTTCGAGGCAACCAGCAAGGACACCCTCCGGTCCCGGTCCTGGACGGGCAAGCCCTGCCGCATGCTCCGCAACGAGTGGACAGAAGCCTGGGAGGAAGAGGGCAATCCCAAGCCACTGGGAATGCCCATGCAGTTCATGGTCACATCCAACGCGGTGCAGCGTGGGCACCGTTACCCCGAACAGGCCAAGGACGTCCAGTTCAACCCGGTGGGACAGATCGTCGGACGCATGACCAAGTCGCGTCCAGCGAAAGACGTGGTCTTCGACCTCGTCGAAGAGTGCATCGAATCAACCGAGCGCCTGCACACGCTCATGAACGTCGACGTGGAGGCCTGA
- a CDS encoding alpha/beta hydrolase, whose translation MSLRSSANADDRTVGKAFLASAALGALNTANAQKPLARKGGAGVLAFATGYPTSELPLHALGWQVLATAGFARRGALRSGAGMAGLGLSVISWMTLVRMWRESLNAGQLMEEALRDGLGGELDQAHHPMPPNFKAPTVRRRLVRGPAGLAETRARYVAPNETNISYGPAGARNQLDIWRRSDLPSDGRAPVIVQVHGGAWVIGNKQQQAMPLLAHLAERGWVGVSINYRLSPRATWPDHIIDVKRALAWVKANIAEHGGDPDFVAITGGSAGGHLCSLAALSPNEPEFQPGFEEADTSVVAAVPFYGVYDWTNRDGTGRADMEPMLARFVLKNRLADARDVWEFASTMTWVRPDAPPFMIIHGANDTLVPVEQARSFAAMLRGESKEPVVYVELPGAQHAYELFDSPRTLFTLDAVDRFLEAVRVQAGHLTRAEEAGVQGPAVLPL comes from the coding sequence ATGTCGCTCCGCTCATCTGCCAACGCCGACGATCGAACCGTGGGCAAGGCATTTCTCGCATCCGCTGCACTCGGCGCTCTCAACACGGCAAACGCCCAAAAGCCATTGGCTCGAAAGGGAGGCGCGGGAGTACTGGCCTTTGCCACCGGCTACCCGACATCGGAGCTGCCTCTGCACGCGTTGGGTTGGCAGGTCTTGGCCACCGCAGGGTTTGCTCGTCGCGGTGCCCTGAGGAGCGGGGCGGGCATGGCCGGTCTCGGCCTATCGGTGATCTCGTGGATGACCTTGGTGCGGATGTGGCGTGAGTCGTTGAATGCCGGCCAGCTCATGGAGGAGGCCCTCCGAGACGGTCTTGGTGGTGAGTTGGACCAGGCCCACCACCCGATGCCGCCCAATTTCAAGGCTCCGACGGTCCGCCGTCGTCTGGTTCGAGGTCCGGCGGGTCTGGCCGAGACTCGGGCCCGCTACGTGGCTCCCAACGAGACCAACATCAGCTACGGGCCAGCCGGTGCCCGCAACCAGCTCGACATATGGCGCCGCTCAGATCTGCCCAGCGACGGCCGTGCTCCGGTCATCGTGCAGGTCCACGGTGGGGCCTGGGTCATCGGCAACAAGCAACAACAGGCCATGCCCCTTTTGGCGCACCTGGCCGAACGTGGATGGGTCGGCGTTTCGATCAACTACCGCCTCAGCCCGCGAGCCACCTGGCCCGATCACATCATCGACGTGAAGCGGGCGTTGGCATGGGTCAAGGCCAACATCGCCGAACACGGGGGCGACCCCGACTTCGTGGCGATAACGGGCGGGTCAGCGGGCGGCCATCTCTGCTCCCTGGCTGCGCTGTCGCCCAACGAGCCGGAGTTCCAGCCCGGCTTCGAAGAAGCCGATACATCGGTGGTCGCAGCCGTGCCGTTCTACGGGGTCTACGACTGGACCAACCGGGACGGAACCGGCCGGGCCGACATGGAGCCGATGTTGGCCCGCTTCGTCCTCAAGAACCGCCTCGCCGATGCCCGCGACGTGTGGGAGTTCGCGTCGACGATGACCTGGGTGCGCCCCGATGCTCCGCCGTTCATGATCATCCACGGCGCCAACGACACCCTGGTCCCCGTCGAGCAGGCCCGGTCCTTCGCCGCCATGCTCCGAGGCGAGTCCAAGGAGCCGGTCGTCTACGTCGAGCTGCCCGGTGCTCAACACGCCTATGAGCTGTTCGACTCGCCCCGAACCCTGTTCACCCTCGATGCCGTCGACCGGTTCCTCGAGGCGGTGCGCGTCCAGGCCGGGCACCTGACTCGAGCCGAGGAGGCTGGCGTCCAGGGACCTGCCGTGCTCCCACTGTGA